The nucleotide window GATCTGTAAGGTTTTGCATGGCAGTAAACGGTAAAGTTTTGAATCGGTCTCGTCTTcagctgcactctttccagtcttTTTGCTGTGGACGGACCTAATATGTGAAGCCATCACCTGGTAACTGATGAAGGTCTCACCACAGGTCAGGCACTGGTATCGCCGTTCACCAGTGTGAAGGATTTCATGCTTAGTACGATACTCTGCAAGAGGAAACACTTTCTCACAGTAATGACAAGGATATTTCTTCTCCCAGGAATGAACGTTGAAGTGCCTCCTCAGGCTAGTCAGGCATGCATATGATCGCTTACAAACAATACAAACGTAAAATAATCGGCCATCTACAACTAACTCATAATGATCTTGTTCCCTTTTCATTCGTTTTGCATCCGGAAAGTTCTGCTCATTGATGTACATGGGTCTTGAATTATTTATATGATTACTGGAATTTTCAGGCACGATCTGAATGCTTGAGTGGCCTCCACCATCTGATACCTTGTCTCCGATCAGAAGCAAGTTCTTGTCGGGGGATCCAGGCTCTCTGTTCTGCTTCGGTTCACGGTTGGTTAGGTCGTCTTTGTTTGGAACCACGACGTGGTACGTGTTAGGGTTTGTGTCGATATTTGCATAAACTCTGCAACCTTTAGCCAATGTGTCAATGCCAGCCATTTTATCTTCAGTTACAAGGTGGTTGCCATCTTGAGGATAGTTCACATTAGCTGTCTGTGTACTTTGTTGGGTACTCATAGTATTTTGCTCAGTCTCTGGCAACAGAGTGGCATGTTTTGTTTGCGTTCTTACATCATCAGAACTCACTGGTATATTAGGAACAATGATATTTGTTTGCATTGAACTCTTGCTAACTACACTGCAGCTTTGCTTAGGTGGTGAAATTTCACTGCAGAAAATGACATCGTCATTATCCTCTGAGTCTTCACCACCGGGAGAGACATTACTGTTACCATTCGAATCCCTAAACTCTGCACTGTGTAGGGAAAAAGCATCCGTTATTCGAGGTCCTAGACCTCCTTCCTCAACGTGTATAATCAAGCATTCAGGTTCCACTGTTGCATCAGCAGCGATCTTCTGTGAGGTCTCAGCCCTGGAATCTGTCACAGAAGCAGCACTGTTGACAGCTGGTGTTAGTCCTTTTAACTTTGAAAGTGATTCCCCTAAGTCAGCAAGGAATTTTAGCCCCAGGGCCTGCCCAGACTGAATCAACTCACTTGCAAGTTCGGCATTCACACGGATCAATTTGGAGGTGTAGATAAAATTCAGAACCTCTGCAAATACCTCAGCTCTGACGAAGCTCAGTTCGAGGATTTGTCCGTTTACATTGCTAGTGCCGTCGAGAATGAAAAGTTGATGGAAGTAGCTACTAGCAGATGACAAGACATTCTTATGTGCTCGGAATTTGCGATCTTCCACAATTATCGTAATATCACAGAACAGTCCTTGGACCCGCTGCTCATTAAGAGACTTCAACAATGCTCCCGAGTGATGAATGTCAGTTGCACTTATCAGTTTTTTGCTCTCCATAACTATATCAAAAACAAAGATAATATTTCCAATGAAAATGAGTTGGCTGACAGTCTGAAGTTAAATCCTGCTAAACGAACAGATTTATTTCAAAAGTTGTACAACTGTAgcaatagtaatagtaatagtcACTTGTCAAGAGGTTCACAGGAAACACTGGGAAGCCTTTTCTGCTGAACTCCCATATAAAACAGTTTTATTCATTTTACTTGCTTTTAATTGTCTAAaataaaaagaatcaatgcagcataATATACAGAATATGATGATGCCATTTTTTGAAAACTACAGTACATAATTTTGAGGGCAGGAATATAATCCCACAGGAATACACCAGAATATACGTTTACAACAATCCCATACTGCAATATATTTCCAGAGTTACATCCAGGTTTCTTTTTCTGCTTATCTTGTGGTTAAAACGCTAATTTAAAATGTTTCACTCAAGGATGGATGTTCTCCCAATCAGAGCTGCCATTCCAGTGACATATCTACATTTAGTTTTAATGTCTTTACCCACTGCCAAATCACTGAAGTTCCAGTGAAACTCCTCAGAATCTCTAAACATTTGAAAGAGACTAAGAACGTTAATTTTTTACGAAATAATCAAGATAGGGATTTCTGTTAAACTCCTGAGGGGACAAATTTTCCCTCAATCACTTGTTCGAAAAACAAACTGGAACATCACTTCAATATGAAAGTACGACTTGCAGACATTACTATACTTGTATGTTTAGCTTAAGAGTCGAGAATGAATTTCTACTTCCTTCTAATTTTCTAACTTGCTTTGCACTTCCCATTTGCTAAAATAATGTGAAAGTTAAATTTCTACTGGGGATCACACCCATACATAGTTTCCCTGATATCGCAGACCAAACTTCCAGCAAGAGATCATAAGAATCCCAATAGTTGTGATGCAATATATTCAGATCAAGACAATGAAAAGAGTTAAAAGATGCTTGTTAGGTAAGTAATAAATGGCTATCTGGTAGTACTGATGATAGGTGAGCAAACTCATGAATAGATTGATGTTATGTAAAATTAATGCTAATATACTTCACCTTCTTTGGCACTTAAACCTACACCCATCTTTCTATAATTATACAactgttttctccccatttgaaCAGTTATTTTAATCTGCTTTTGGCTACCAGtttgttttctgctgctgtagcccatccacttcgaggttcgatGTGTGTTcagcgatgctcttctgcacatcacaattgtaacacgtggttatttgagtttctgtcaccttcctgtcagtttgaaccagtctggccattctcttctgacttctctcagtaacaaggtgtTTATGCCTACAGAGCtgctgctcaaagttcaaagtacatttactatcaaagtgcgTATACACTggattaaaaaaaactgacatcATTCTCTGTGAACTATAAAGACCGCTATGCATGAAAATCCTTGATCatcagtttctgggatactcaagcCACGCtggtctggcaccaataattattccacagtcaaaatcaattagatcacatttcttctccattctgatgtttggtctgaacaacaactgaacttcttggccatgtctgaatgcttttataCATCGAGTTTCTGccacattattggctgattagatatttgcattaacgagcaagtgtacaggtatacctaataaagtggccactgagtggagttcttgttatttttctttcttccacatgTCACTTTCTGCTAAAAgctccatcccctccctcacctgcacATTTTCAGTGTCCATGTTTCCTCTCAGTGCTGCTGCCCCTTATTTTATCGAGGGCATTGTCTGCAGTGTGACAAAGTGAAGCTAAGGGACAGCAAGTGGATGTAAAAAAGAAGCAATATCAGTGCTGCTCCTTCAACTGCGAGGAAACAAACCAAGGAAAACAATGTAGGAAGGGAAAGGGATGATCACAAATAATTTGGAGAAATGAAGATATGTTGAAGTCTGATAAGCAATTTCTGAAATCAGGAGGTAAGAGAAGGCAAACCCGAAGATAGCTGATCTTTGGAAGAGGTTTGAGCAACTGGGCAGAGTGCATCAAACGTGGGATCAATGAGAGGTGCAAGACCATGTGGAATAATGGAGGCAAAAGTATTTCTGAAATATAATGCAGTTAGTTTTATGTCCTAAAACTTCTACAGTGATAAACCACTATCACTACACTTAATATACTCAGGTGTCCATTAACAATTAAAAGCAAGTCAGAATACTGGGCTACAAATGTAATTACATCTCACACACTCCTTAAAACATCGGCAGAAAAAATTATCACAAAAAGCATTTGCTAACTACCCTCACATACTGACAGATTCTGTTGTAAACATCAGAGTGCATGGCACACTTAGTAATGGAGCGGCCAGAGCATGCACGGGTAATATCAGTCCACATGTAATGCCCACTTGTTGGTTCCCTGTGAAATGAATCAGGGAAAAGGTATGGTAGTGTGCCAGTTagtataacactttacagcaccggtGACTGGGGTTCcaatcctgccactgtctgtaaggagtgtgtatgttctctccgttgccatgcaggtttcctccgggtgccccggtttcctcccacagtcaaaagacttAAGGGTTAGGATTGTTACTGAGTTGTCAGCAAGCTATGTTTGCGCCAGAAGCCTGGGttgggggctgcccccagcacaatcctcactgatttgatctgatgcaaacgatgcatttcactgaacaTTTTGACATACATAATCCTAGTTTACAGTTTGAATAAAGGATATCTCAGGTGCTCTCTACTCAACAAGAGCAGACCCTCATTTGACTAGAAACCAGCAAGAACTCAGGAATATAGATCTGTCAGAACTGTGTGCTTCCAGAAAGCTCAAAGAAGGGCAGACAGTACTTAGGTGGTGCAAGAAATTTACACATGCTCCTGGAGCTCATGGTGAATTGCAAAgtttatcacagcctggtatatgAGCATCAGCAGAAAATACTGATAGTCAATACCATCCATCAGAACATTTCCACCAACATGCAGTCTGTCCCTGCCATACATCAGTAGGAACCCTGGTTCACAGGGGACAAGGACCACAGCTCCTCGAGTCTCAGCGCAGGGATATTCGCGAGTGCAATTGTAATCACAGGTGGCACTAGGAGGCCAGAGAAATGCGCACTGAGATCTCCAAAATGAAAATCCCATATACCAGCATTTGGCCAATAACCTTCCATGACTTGGAAATTCAACTGCTTATCCCAATAATGAAATATTGCGAATGTGCCTATCTCCACCAGGCAGTGTGAAAAAATTCCAACCATCCATTTGGGTGATAAAGTTCTTCTTCAGATCCCCTGAAACTACTTAAATCTATGCTCTTTGGTtttagagtaacacacagaaaatgctggaggaactcagcaagtcaggcaggttCAGTGGAGATGAATAAAGAGCTAACGTCTTGTTCCGAGACAGATCTCTACTTTTAGATGCTTCTGCAATGGGAAAATAAAATTACTATTATTGActcctatctatatcccttagTATACCTCCATCAGGTTTCCCCTTAGCCTTCTCAGTGTGCTGTATGAAATGATAATGAAGTGAGCAGAGCCTTGACatagagaaggcatgagaatgaggATGATGGCAGACCATAACTAAGGGAGCCCTCTCTGGACATACTTTCACAGCACAGTTTAAAGCCTCAATATTCTTCCAGGGACCCCACTCTAATAGCACCCACAAGAGGTAAAACAGTCTTTGCCCAAGAGCTGGCAAGAGCTTGCCACATTGAAATGCAGAGCTTAAAATGGTAAGTTAACATTGTATCACAGCAACGTCTGGCAGTGGCCAAGCTCATCAAGTGGAAGTCTCAATGCTATCATCAGTACTCATTCCTTTGAGAAAAAGATCCTCGTGATCACTGTAGATCATAAAACAATTTCAATCACTTAATTAGGAAGGCCGTATCTGAATGTTGGAGGCAATGCGGTGGCCTAGATTCAATtaccaccgctgtctgtaaggagtttgtatgttctccccatgatcatctgggttccctctgggtgctccagtttcatagtcatagtcatagtcatactttattgatcttgggggaaattggttttcgttacaattgcaccataaataataaatagtaatagaaccataaatagttaaatagtaatatgtacattatgccagtaaattatgaaataagtctaggaccagcctattggctcagggtgtctgaccctccaagggaggagttgtaaagtttgatggccacaggcaggaatgacttcctatgacgctctgtgctgcatcttggaggaataagtctctggctgaatgtactcctgtgcccacccagtacattatgtagtggatgggagacattgtccaagatggcatgcaacttagacagcatcctcttttcagacaccaccgtaagagactccagttccatccctacaacatcactggccttacaaatgagtttgttgattctgttggtgtctgctaccctcagcctgctgccccagcacacaacagcaaacatgatagcactggccaccacagactcgtagaacatcctcagcatcgtccggcagatgttaaaggacctcagtctcctcaggaaatagagacggctctgacccttcttgtagacagccttagtgttcttagaccagtccagtttattgtcaattcgtatccccaggtatttgtaatcctccaccatgtccacatggaccccctggatggaaacaggggtcaccggtaccttagctctcctggtctaccaccagctccttagtctttttcacattaagctgcagataattctgctcacaccatgtgacaaagtttcctaccgtagacctgtactcaacctcatctcccttgctgatgcatccaactatggcagagtcatccgaaaacttctgaagatgacaagactctgtgcagtagttgaagtccgaggtgtaaatggcgaagagaaagggagacaagacagtcccctgcggagccccagtgctgctgatcactctttcggacacacagtgttgcaagaacacgtactgtggtctgccagtcctcccatattccaaagacatacaggttagaagGTTAAATGTTCATACAGGTATAATTGCGGGCTCACTgaggcagaaaggcctgttaccgtgctgaatctctaaataaaataagctCTTCATTGTATAAAATCATAGTGTTGTATAGGTTATGCGAGGGATTTTAAAGTTCCAAAGTTATTAAAAAGAGCTTTTCTTTCTGGATAAAGATGGCTACTGTATGTGAACCTCCCTGAACCAATACTGTATTGAGTATTGTTTTGTAACTAGACTGCAAGAATTCATGATAAGCACTTCCCCATCAAAAGAAGTTCTGATCTCTTGTCACCTATTGACTGGACACTCTGACATCTGCAGGACAGAAAGTCACCAGTGGAGCACCACCAGAGTTCCTTCGCAAGCACTGCAGTGAGGCTTAAAGGAGGCTCTTCACCAAACTCAATGAAACTTCGACCGGATCAATATATTGCTGACCTCCCCCTTGACTCCTAACAGTAACAAGTAGTAATGAATAAAGAGAAACACAAATCCCCATGATGACACATCTCTGGTTGCCATCTTCTTTCAATGGTCATGTTAAGTGTTCCTTTATTTTACAAATCACAAAAATCAGAGCTAAGCAATTAAACGTCCAAGATTATTATACCTCCAGACAATAACTGCACCATACAATCTTTTACCAATCACCCTTACACATTCTTTGAGTGCTTTTCTCCAAATGGTCTTTATCCAGCCTACTACTTCTACATCTGGCTCCGCACTGCGATGCCAGCCAAGCTAGTGAACCATTGCTGCCTTTCAGTGGAGGAGGTTGCAGATGTCCGTGAAGGGCAGTCACAAGCAGCTCTGGGCCTCGATGGCTCCTCCATGGGCAGGAGTGAGAGTGGTGGGAGCATGAATGAGGTCGTTCTGAGAGAGGACAGCCTATTCCTACCCCATGGCCCACTGACACCCCCCCCCGGGGGCCACTGCGTCAGCCAGCCTAGCAATCAGCTGATCGCAACAGTGCCTTCACGGCCTCAAAGCCCCTGCCAACAGTGGAATCCAGAGCCACGATGGCGGCGGTCTGTGCTTGACTGGCCGCTGTCTGAGCTTCCACCGCAGCACTCAGTCTCTGGGTGGCCTCCGCCTGCGCCGCAATGGAAGCTGAAACTTCCGTCATCAAACACTGCATGGTGGTTGGGTCTGCCAGCGCTGACATGGAACTGGCCACCACTTCCATGCTGGAAAGAATGGGCTCCAGACTCCGTGCAAAGACTTGTGCAAAGTTGCAGCTGGACTCTCCCATGTTTCTTGACATCTCCCGAAGGCTTTCGGGCAGGTCCGACAACGCCCCAAGCATGTCCACGTGCATTTTCATCAGTCTTCGCCTGTATGCTGCCCCGTCAAAATCATCATCTGAGTCCTCCACCGTGTACAATCTTGCCCTCCGGGAAGCTGGTGCTTGAGCTACCCGCCGCCCCTGGCCTGGCAGAGGTCCACACGTACCCAGTGACTCGCCACAAATAGACCTCGCCTCTAAACTGTCCTCCAGAGACCGCGAGGTGCCAGGATCCAAGCTGGTGGATGGGAGTGACAGGTGCAGTGACGGCGTGTCTTCTTCCTCTGAGCCCTGCAGCTCATCAGCTTGGGAAAAGCCGGGCGGTACGTCCTGTGCGTCTGAAATGGGAAACAAACAAAAGCATGGTCACGGTGAGGGAAGGGGGCAGGCAAGGGGAACACATTTGAAGCTTGGTTATTGGGTATAAAATCTcgtgggggaggaggaaggggctGAAACATGGAAGGATGAATTGGATGGGTGCATACCATCATTATCAATGATCTCCAATCCACTGGCGGCCACTGGAGGTGTGGCATCCCAGCGCATAATTGCCAGCACTCTCTCTTCCAAGCAGCTGAGCCTCTGGCCACGGGCAGGGGCCCCTCTAGACTGTTTCTGTTGCTGGCGGTTGCGAGTAATCTTCTCCTGtaagagagagtgaagagcattaATGAGCGCGTTTCAATGCAAGAGTGTGAAATGGCCGCCACAGTTGAATAGTTAAATgagtgtgagatgtgtgtgtgtgtgtgggtgggtggcagGTAATGGTGAGTATGTAACTGTAGGAGTGCATGTGGTGGTAGATGGGATTTGTTGCAGTCTCCACTGACCTTGACCACACGTGTGAGGTCATTAAACTTTTTGCGGCATTGGGACCAGGTCCTCGGGGCGTCACTCTGAGCATTGATTTTCCTGGCCACTTCCTCCCACTGGTActtcatctctgtcctgaagGGCTTCCTGGGTCCCCTACAGTACAGGATCTCCCGGCGGTTTTCCACCTCTTCCACTAAGATGTCGAGGTCCGCATCCATGAAACGGGGTGCCCGCTCCCGTGCCAGTGCTGCCATTCTTCTGTGCAGTGGCTCCCAAGCTCCACAATGCCTTCCAGCAGTGGTTGGATTCAGTGGTCACCTCCCCTTGAAGAGGTGCAGGCATGACGTCAGTTTCAGCAAGTGTGCAGCACTCACGAAATTACTCACGCTTAACACTCGCTAAAGGGATAAGCAACACAATTCGCTCATCCTAAGCATATGTGCTCATGCATGAGATGTGTGCATGAAAACTATGCACCGATAGCACCAAGATAATCTGGTGCAGTCCCCTGCGTAGCACCATTTTGGCACAAGTTTCCAGGGACAACTAAAACAGGGAATTCGTTAAAttcctgtgttttttttacatTGAAACCTAAAGTCTGTATATCTGTGATTTAAAACACAGAACTAAATTCCTTCAGGGGCCCCTCAATCTCTCTCGTGCCTACAGCAGAAGCAGCTGTTTTCACTGCTTTGACTGAGCTTCTGTCCGTTATGGCAGGAGAGCTGAAGGCCTATGGAAATTTTATGCCATGAACATCCCATCTTTTACTCAGACCATGCCAAAGAACTATTTAAACAACATTAATCAGGCATTCTTAAAACATGTTACTAAACACGTAATTCTGCTTACGATCATTCACGGAATCTACTGTACAGTCATAACTAATGAATGAATATTTGCTATATTTGTTACCAATATCGCCTTGtaaccacctcactttttaattgCTGTTTTTCtagtttttatttttctctttgggTGTTATTTGACTCACTGCAGCACTGATAGCAGATCATTTTTGTGACTGATTCTATTAATCTGCATTTCTCACTCTATTGTTGTTATTTAGAGAGAGCACAGTAACAGCCCTTTCCAGCACAACAAGCCcacaccgcccaattacacccatatgactgATTAACCaatactaacccatacatctttgggacgagggaggaaattgcagcacccagaggaaacccacactgtcatggggagaacatacaaaatagaGACAGACAGGAATTGCACCCAGGTTGTcggcgctgtaatagcattaagcTAACAGGTTGTACCGTCCTGCCCAAATCTCGCCTCGTTCCTGCAAAACTCCACTGTTTCTATATCATTCTCGAAGTTTGCCTCTTACTTTCCTTTTGCAAGAAGTTGAAGAGCAATACCCACAGAGATGGATGAGTAATCATCAGAAGAGCATCAGGTGGGAACGGCAGCGCAGATGAACAACCAAGTCAAATGAGCTGAGAAACTCCCGTGACAAAGATAAAGCACTGATTCTTGGATCAGAACTTGGGGGAAAGTAGTCAAAGAACAATGGAGCTTAGGGGGTCAACAATGGAAAGCTGAACATTTGAGGTCGGGGAATAGAACATGGTTGAAAGTCTGAAGATTCTTCTGAACATTTGACAGTTTACAGTTTGAGACAAAGCAATCTGGAACCATGCCAAggctctctggcaaaagaaagaCAGAAAACTGGTAAATTACCTGGTTGCTATAAATTCCACCATTGTATAATTATAAAGAAACATGGGGGAATTTAATGGGGACGTGAGAGGGAATGTATTGACAGATCTACAGAACGTAAAATGAGGGAATAAAACTGATGGGATTTCTCTGGCATTGATGCAAAGGGCAGAGTGGCCTTTTGTTTTGTAATCTGGAACTAAGGAAAGCATGGAACTTCAATGTTCAGGAGTGGCCTGGGCCAGGAACATGGAATCCTTTTTGAATGTGCAGAATAATTAAGGTGGCTAGAAAGGCTATTTCCAAGAACAAATAAACCTAAGAAACATTCATCTGTCACTGGCAAAATAGAGATACTCTGGTACCTATGGCAGTGTTGACAAGAAACAAACCATCTGTTGGGGACATGGAGATGAAGTACAGTAAAAATATCTTTGAATGGAGGTAAGAATCATTTAAGCAGTGGCCACTGCACCTTACGGGAATACACAGCATATTTTAATAGAACAAAATCTTGCATGTCTGAAGAATCTATTTTACATTTTTAAGTTGACATTCATTCTTAAAGCACCAATTGGACTGTCCATCCTGGACAATAAATATTCTGAACACAATAGCTGACAAAACAGTTTTGGACCCTCCCAAGGAAACTCCCAGcattccttttatttatttatttagagatactgtgtTTCCAGCCAACGAGCCGcagcgcccagcaacccacctacttaaccctagcctaattacagcaccggccggctggtggcatagtggcatcagcaccgaacttcggagcgaaggctcccgagtttgaatccagctggctcccttgcacacttttcaTCTTTGTTGGGTTgaacgtcgagctagcaactcggcctcgtaaaaataagaaagcctgcttaaaaaacgccgtcatgacagcgtACCGATGACTCCAcctggagttaagggctttcttcttctaatcacaggacaatttacaatcaccaattaaccttctaaccagtgCATCTTGGACTGACTGTGGGAGCACCCgaaagaaacccacacggttcatggggagaacatacaaactccttacaggtggtgcccaaattgaactttgaacttcggaaACTCTAAATCAGCATtagcgttgcactaaccactacgctactgtgacaCCCACAGTCGTCTCTTCAGATGTCTGTCTTCTCTTTCACTCCGTTCTCTCCTTCTTCATGTTCACGCATCACTTTACCTCAGTTCTGTTATCTTTTCACTCCCAGACCCTATGAAACAATTTTAGTCTTTAATTTACTATCTGTTTTGCtagttttattctccttcatCTCCCATTTTCTCCTCACGTTTCAGTAGCCAAGAAGTTGCTGAGGCAGGTAGGTGAGCCAAGATGGTACACACTCCAGGAATGACATAAAATTCACTTGAGGTGGAGGGATAAACATATCTGGAAGCACTCTTGGTGTTTAAGGAAGAAATTGGGTTAAATTAGGGCTCGGTGAGCATGTTGCCAAGTAAATATTTGTAAAAGAGAGCAACAAAAGCTGAGCATCAAATCAACATAACAGGTGGGAACAGGGTGAAAtgaaataatagaaaaatggtTGAGCTGGACAGAAGTGGCAAGTAAATCAGCACTTGTGATCTGCCCTCCTAAAGTATCTGTTCATTCTAAGATCATAagacgcaggagcagaattacgccaatCAGCtcagtgagtctgctctgccatttcatcatgactgatctataacccctcttaactccattttcctgccttctccctttgacaTCGTTATTATCACGAAGCTGCATTCAGTCACCGCATTGTAAATATAATTCAAATTTGACTATACAAATTAGGCAAGTATTGAAGAGAATTATAACTATGTATTGATTAGGAGTGAGTGGCTGCACTGGGCCAGAGtacattggaaaggaagtaggaATAAACAACGCttcaaacactcagcaggtcaggcggcatctgatGAGAATGAAAAGAGATTTCATCACATCTAAAATGTTAACGGTTTCTCCTTGCACAGATTTTAACCAACCTGCTGAGTGGCCCCTCTATaagatacacctgctcattaacacagatacctaatcagccaatcatggggcagcaacttgatgcataaaagaggttcaattgttgttgagaccaaatatcagaatggagaagaaatgtgatataagtgactgtgaaataattgttggcaccagatggagtggtttgagcatctcagaatccactgatctcctgggattttcacacataacagtccctagagtttacagagaatggtgcgaaaaacaaaaaaaaatcccgtGAGCGACAGATCTCTGGATAGAAATGCTTGTTAATcaaagaggtcaaaggagaatagccagactgattcaaggtgacagta belongs to Mobula hypostoma chromosome 10, sMobHyp1.1, whole genome shotgun sequence and includes:
- the LOC134353136 gene encoding transcriptional regulator Kaiso-like isoform X1; translated protein: MAALARERAPRFMDADLDILVEEVENRREILYCRGPRKPFRTEMKYQWEEVARKINAQSDAPRTWSQCRKKFNDLTRVVKEKITRNRQQQKQSRGAPARGQRLSCLEERVLAIMRWDATPPVAASGLEIIDNDDAQDVPPGFSQADELQGSEEEDTPSLHLSLPSTSLDPGTSRSLEDSLEARSICGESLVMESKKLISATDIHHSGALLKSLNEQRVQGLFCDITIIVEDRKFRAHKNVLSSASSYFHQLFILDGTSNVNGQILELSFVRAEVFAEVLNFIYTSKLIRVNAELASELIQSGQALGLKFLADLGESLSKLKGLTPAVNSAASVTDSRAETSQKIAADATVEPECLIIHVEEGGLGPRITDAFSLHSAEFRDSNGNSNVSPGGEDSEDNDDVIFCSEISPPKQSCSVVSKSSMQTNIIVPNIPVSSDDVRTQTKHATLLPETEQNTMSTQQSTQTANVNYPQDGNHLVTEDKMAGIDTLAKGCRVYANIDTNPNTYHVVVPNKDDLTNREPKQNREPGSPDKNLLLIGDKVSDGGGHSSIQIVPENSSNHINNSRPMYINEQNFPDAKRMKREQDHYELVVDGRLFYVCIVCKRSYACLTSLRRHFNVHSWEKKYPCHYCEKVFPLAEYRTKHEILHTGERRYQCLTCGETFISYQVMASHIRSVHSKKTGKSAAEDETDSKLYRLLPCKTLQIRQYGFLTASASGAMAEINDDGIVYHVGDEDEGASQQTPETIGGGKPTSWDDIFPQEGTPVYRYNSLDGNSELEFVIPESFREMA
- the LOC134353136 gene encoding transcriptional regulator Kaiso-like isoform X2 — its product is MRWDATPPVAASGLEIIDNDDAQDVPPGFSQADELQGSEEEDTPSLHLSLPSTSLDPGTSRSLEDSLEARSICGESLVMESKKLISATDIHHSGALLKSLNEQRVQGLFCDITIIVEDRKFRAHKNVLSSASSYFHQLFILDGTSNVNGQILELSFVRAEVFAEVLNFIYTSKLIRVNAELASELIQSGQALGLKFLADLGESLSKLKGLTPAVNSAASVTDSRAETSQKIAADATVEPECLIIHVEEGGLGPRITDAFSLHSAEFRDSNGNSNVSPGGEDSEDNDDVIFCSEISPPKQSCSVVSKSSMQTNIIVPNIPVSSDDVRTQTKHATLLPETEQNTMSTQQSTQTANVNYPQDGNHLVTEDKMAGIDTLAKGCRVYANIDTNPNTYHVVVPNKDDLTNREPKQNREPGSPDKNLLLIGDKVSDGGGHSSIQIVPENSSNHINNSRPMYINEQNFPDAKRMKREQDHYELVVDGRLFYVCIVCKRSYACLTSLRRHFNVHSWEKKYPCHYCEKVFPLAEYRTKHEILHTGERRYQCLTCGETFISYQVMASHIRSVHSKKTGKSAAEDETDSKLYRLLPCKTLQIRQYGFLTASASGAMAEINDDGIVYHVGDEDEGASQQTPETIGGGKPTSWDDIFPQEGTPVYRYNSLDGNSELEFVIPESFREMA